The nucleotide window GGAAATTCAGCTCTACAAAGCGATAGGGAGCGCAGGATTCAAAATAGCGAGAGCGATAAAAATCTGACTTAGCTACAGCGCGGACAAAGTCGCGCACGCTAATCGAGCGATCGCACAACTGCGACTCAGCCGTTGCCAGGCGCTCGCTGTCCATCACATGAGGATTGCCTAATACCTGTTTGTAAACAGCACGAACTACAGTTTGAACCTCTTCCACACTACCAGAGGGCCATAATTCAATAGTCATAGGGGATGCCATTAAAATCAATCTCCTAAAATGATTTTCAACTCAATTGAGTCTTCGAGTTTGTATACCTTAGAGGTCGATACCTAGCAAGCAACTAGCAATCCTATCGCTAGTTACAGGTTTGCCGATTACCAACCAAAGCAATCTATCGATGCTTGAGAAGTTTAGCTTTAGATGGCTGTAATACTTGCGATTACACCACCCTGGCTGTGAATCCGTTGGTACTCTTGAGATAGCTTGTCGTAGGGCACCAAAAAGACCTGGTTAGCACGACGGAACTGAGAGATATTTTTGACAGACTTAGCGCGATAGCCAGTAACTTCAATGCGATAAACTTTGCCGTTAGAGCTGGCACCCACACCAAGACGAGAACGAGAACCCAAAGGTGGATTGCGGAAGCTTGCACCAGCGCTACCAGGTGAAATCACAGCTGTAGGTGTAGGGTTGATTACCAATGAATTGAGCTTGGGTCTCTTCCCAGCAAAATCGCCCTTCAAGCTGCTGCTTGAAGCACCGCGTACCAATTGGAAGGTATGGGTAAACTGCACCATGCTCTGACATGCTTCCGTTTTGTAACCACGGATGTAAGGCACGATGTTTTCACCAAATGTAGTTTGATATTCGTCGCTATCAATGTAGGAATCAATATCGGCACCGAATCCCTGGTTGTCCAGGATCGTGCTGTGCGCGCGCATTTCTTCGAGATCGAGCGGAGGACGACCGAGCAAATGTCTGAAATTCAGCTCGATCGCACGATAGCGAGCGCAGCTAGTAAAGAAACGAGATTGATACAGGTCGGACTTGGCAACTGCCCGCACAAATTCGCGGACGCTAAGTTCGCCACGCTTAAACTGCGACTCCGGCACGCTAAGCCGTTCGCTTTCCATCACGTAGGCATTGCCCAGGACTTGCCTGTAAACTGCCCGAATAATAGTTTCTGCTTCTTCACCGGAACGTCCGGGCACCCACTCCACTGGCGGGGTTTCATCAAAAAGGCTTACACCCAATCTTGAGGCTGGTCCAAAAGCCATTAACAGTATCTCCCTAGTTAACGACAGAGTTTAATAAAAGTTGTTTTAACAATCGATCTTTCTGTGGCCTGCAATAACTGCAAGCATTAGAGAGTTTTATACGGTTTGTTATGATCAATCTTCGTACAACGTTGCGATCGCAAACATCAAGATTTGTAAATTTTGCACAAAAACTCAACACTTTTATCCGACTCCCCAATGGTCGGCAAAGTTAAAACTATAGCTATAGTCAACAGGCTTAGGATGGGGTGCAGGGGTTTCACCCCTGCGTGGGGGCTGTGCCCCCACACCCCCTGTCCTAACAGATCTGTCTATGGCTATAATTCCTGATTTGTACTCGAATTCTTTTTCAACTCAAGAGCGATCGCCAGACCCAGAATCGCGCCTTTACCGTTGGTGCCGACGACTATTTATGCAAGCCTGTTGTAGGTGCAGACCTCGCCCACGACTTGTCTGAAGCGCGATGAAGCCCTGGTTTTGTGGCAGGAATATCAACGCAGTCAAATTAGACCGCAACCGCTTTACCTAGAATTTGAATCAATGGCTGACTATTACGCATATCTGGCAAAACGCAGAGAGGAACTACTCTATAGAACAGCATCATAGCAGCGATTAGCGCGAAAGTTGGAGTATCGAGTTCGATCGCATCGGGTGGCGGTACTTGAGGTACTAGTTGCGACTCCTTGGGGCGATCGTTGCGGCTGGCGCTGATTTGCGTGCGGACAACGCGGCGGGGAGGCAATTCCTCCGGTGGTTCTGGTTGCTGCCAACCTGTAATCCCCTGAATCCAGGTTTGAATCCCCATTGCCGCAAACTTGCGAAATGCAAACAGCGCTTCTTTGGTTTTGTACTTTGACTCGAAAGCGTAATATTCAATAACTGCTGCACAAACTTCCGCCCTAACCACAGTAACGTGATTTAAACCTCTAGCCTGTAGCCTAGCCTGCGATCTAAAGTCATTGCCAGTAAATGGTTTCAGCCATTCTGGACGTGCTTTGCCTGTAACCCAATTTTGTAATAACTCGTTGACAGTTTGCTGAGCCACTCCACAAAGTCGAGCCAATCCTGACTCTGACATTCCCGATTCACCTGTGGCATCGATCGTAAAAAACTCAACGCCATCGCGCTCTACTCGTGTGATATTCATTTATAGCCGTCCTTTGCTTGTGTCAATGGATTGGTCAGGCTTTTGCTACTCCTCGGAAAAGTAGCAACTGGAGTTTAGACTAAAAAGTGGTAAAAAGCAGCCAGCCATTGCAGACTGACCGCTTGATGATGGAAGCTGAAAAGACTATAAAATCAACAGCTTCATCATGATTAGTTTGGATAAACTTGAGCAATTTCGCAAGTACACGTACGAAATTATAGGGAACGGGAGAGATGCGCTGTTCGACTTGATGGATGCGGTACTGACGAGTCGGAGTGTTTCATCGTTTGTGGAACTTTCGTTAAGCCCATTATTTCGGAGGGAGTGGTCGAGTATCTATGAAGCACTGCAAGATAGTCATCCTCCACGTGAAGACTTGATGAAGCAATACATACAGCAAATGCCGGCAGCAGAGGTGACGATATTGGCGGGCGACCATACAGCCTGGTCGCGTCCCTATGCGGTGACATTACAAGAACGCACCTACGAACATCAACCTCAACCGGGAGTAGGAAGCAAACCTGTTACGGTGGGGCAAGGATACAGCACAATTGCCTGGATTCCAGAGTCAGAAGGGAGTTTTGCCTTACCGTTGCGGCATGAGCGGATCACCAGTTTCGAGAACCCGATTCAGAAAGCCGCTAGTCAGTTACGCTTGGTTTGTGCGGAAATTCCTGGGACTGTGCTTTTCCTGGGGGATGGCGAGTATGGGTGCGCACCATTTTTGCAGCAAACAGCAGACATCCCGTGTATCAAGCTGCTCAGGCTACGCCCCAACCGGGTTCTGTATCATGCCCCAAAGGATTACGAGGGGCATGGGCGACCCCATAAGCATGGAGAGAAATTTAGCCTCAAAGACTCTGACACTTGGTCTATTCCCCAAGCAGACATCACAATTGCAGAGCCTAAACTGGGACGATTGCAAATTCGTCGATGGCCAAACCTGCACTTAAAGCAAGCCGCAGACCATCCCTTTACACTCATTCTGGTCGAACGTCTTGATATGCCTGAATCGAAACCCCTGTGGTTGATTTGGGTCGCTAAAGACGAGCCAATCTTGAGTGAGGTATGGCAAAAATATCTGCGCAGATTTGCCATTGAGCATTGGTATCGCTTGGTGCGTCAACGTCTCCATTGGACAATCCCTCAGCTTTCTACCCCTGCTCAGATGGAGACTTGGTCGGACTTGATGCCTTTACTTACTTGGCAATTGTGGCTCGCTCG belongs to Pseudanabaena sp. PCC 6802 and includes:
- a CDS encoding NF041680 family putative transposase, whose protein sequence is MISLDKLEQFRKYTYEIIGNGRDALFDLMDAVLTSRSVSSFVELSLSPLFRREWSSIYEALQDSHPPREDLMKQYIQQMPAAEVTILAGDHTAWSRPYAVTLQERTYEHQPQPGVGSKPVTVGQGYSTIAWIPESEGSFALPLRHERITSFENPIQKAASQLRLVCAEIPGTVLFLGDGEYGCAPFLQQTADIPCIKLLRLRPNRVLYHAPKDYEGHGRPHKHGEKFSLKDSDTWSIPQADITIAEPKLGRLQIRRWPNLHLKQAADHPFTLILVERLDMPESKPLWLIWVAKDEPILSEVWQKYLRRFAIEHWYRLVRQRLHWTIPQLSTPAQMETWSDLMPLLTWQLWLARELVQDSPLPWQKPMTKLSPGRVANAFALVLVRIGSPSPDPKPRGKSPGWPLGKKRTQRIRYPTVKKRYAKPLKKASAATA
- a CDS encoding phycobilisome linker polypeptide, with protein sequence MAFGPASRLGVSLFDETPPVEWVPGRSGEEAETIIRAVYRQVLGNAYVMESERLSVPESQFKRGELSVREFVRAVAKSDLYQSRFFTSCARYRAIELNFRHLLGRPPLDLEEMRAHSTILDNQGFGADIDSYIDSDEYQTTFGENIVPYIRGYKTEACQSMVQFTHTFQLVRGASSSSLKGDFAGKRPKLNSLVINPTPTAVISPGSAGASFRNPPLGSRSRLGVGASSNGKVYRIEVTGYRAKSVKNISQFRRANQVFLVPYDKLSQEYQRIHSQGGVIASITAI